aaattatcaaatgtttcttcttcaattgcattaggtgcattatattcatttggtaaatcaaattgagattttgaggttgacataccttcttctcccattgttcttatgtcacacaatttcttcatacgctgcctttgtctttccttctgagcctctcattgttccatcgttcctctcttgttctttcccatggttgagattagttgacctaaatagaatcatattacatatatatgtaaagaaaagttcataaataaacaaataaccataaatatgcatcttatcactattttttggaatcaaactattaaacaatcacaattcaatcatttgaaaccatgcaaaaacaaaaaactactaaaaacaacaattcaatcatttgaaatcatgctaaaacaaaaaattcacatacttttatgtatacaacagtgatagaagtgcagatatagttgtagtggggccttcaacgaccccAAAAACAttttttgaggccgttgaggctcttggacaactaaaactatgtctataaaccacgtaCGTGCTACATTGATAACTGCATATGagctgttagaccataaaatgttgacaagcccaacagtATTCTTTTTTCCCACTCTGGGCTGATAAGTAGTGTGTacgtgctactaagcctaaaaatgttctCGCAAGGTATCGAATAATGGTAATAGTAAGTACTGCGTAcgtgctactaagccttaaaatAGTTATGGTAGGgcagggaactaatagtttcagtacctcgtacgcgctcttgagagaggtagagggagggagagagagagagagagaagaggggggtgggagagaagaaggggtatggaggaagggagagggagagagggagagaagagggggggaagggagacagaggagagggagacagagagggagagaaggaaggagggagagagagagagagagagagagagagagagagagagagggagaagaggggggtgggagagggagagagagagaggagaggggagagggagagagggagaggagaggggagagggagagagagggagaggaaaggggagagggaaggagagagagagagagtgacagagagagagagagagagagagagagagagagagagagagagagagagagagggacggGGGGAGAGACAGAGGGacagggggagagtaggggggagggaaagaggagtgGTCTTAATGGGTCACAAGAtacaatatgacctattaggaaacaatacgacctgtAATGACATCTAAGgaagagaacatggggggaagggagaggtagagggaaggggagagagagagagagagagagagagagagagagagagagagagagagagagagcagggggtgggagagggagggagagagagggagagagagagacgggGGAGGGAATGTAGAgatagggagaggagaggggagagggagagagagggagaggagaggagagaggaagggagggagagagagagagagagagagagagagagagagagagagagagagagagagagagagagagagaggggggggtgggagagggggagagagagagagagagagagagagagagagagagagagagagagagagagagagagagagagagagagagggggtgggagagggggagagacggagagagagagagagggagaggagaggggagagggagagagaggaagaggagagaggagagggagagagagagggagagaacatggggggaagggagaggtagagggagggagagagggagagagggagagaagaggggggagggaaggtagagagagggagagagggaaggagggagagggagagagagaaagagacagagatagagacagagatagagagagagggagagagagagagagggagagggggagagtatgggggagggaaagaggtggggtcttaaggggtcataggataccatatgatctcttaggaaacaatacgacctctaatgacctctaatgacacctctaATTTATTTAGGTGACAAGCGTTGTGTAACAGttcatgggaactctcgcatacccatcactatcattctacaagacatcatttgtgttactctccctctttctcttcccacctgttgttttcttctgaaaaacatattgcaggtagagagagagggagagagagggagagagcgagacgggggagggaaggtagagagagggagagaggtagagggagggagagggacagAGAAGAGGGGcggtgggagagaagaaggtgtatggaggaggggagagagagagagagagagagagagagagagagagagagagagagagagagagagggggggggaaggtagagagagggagagaggtagagggagggagagcgagtgagagagagggagaaggggagagtaggggggagggaaagaggaagggtcttaaggggtcacatatgatgctattaaatatgcaaggttataagactgatctcgattgtgactataggaattacacacttgatttctttcatgggtatgtaccattccaagttgtttgacgagtgatgatcatcatatactaccattgccatgcataaaacaaactttaatttctttaggtgacaggcattgtgtaacaacatgggaactctcacatacccaccactatcattccacatgacatcatctatgttactctccctctttctcttcctacctgttgttttcttctgaaaaacatattgcaggtagagagagagggagagagagggagagagagagagatgggggagggaaggtagagagagggagacaggtagagggagggagagagagagagaagaggggggtgggagagaagaaggggtatggaggaagggagatggagagagagagagagagagagagagagagagagagagagagagagagagagaggaaggtagagagagagagggagagggggagagtaggggggagggaaagaggaggggtcttaaggggtcataggataccatatgacctcttaggaaataatatgacctctaatgacacccaaggggtcatatggtgggctaataaaatgatatatgaaatttaaagttatgaatagaacatcatacaacgagactccgagcgaacaaacaacgaggcttcactaaaaaggaAGTGTAAgatcttgacctaaccctaagagtactacctaagttcttaaacatatgatgctattaaatttgcaaggttataagactgatctcgattgtgagtataggaattacacacttgatttctttcatgggtatgtatcgttccaagttgtttgacaagtgatgatcatcatatactaccactgccatgcataaaacaaactttaatttctttaggtgacaggcgttgtgtaacaacatgggaactctcgcataccaccactatcattctataggacatcatctgtgttactcttcctctttctcttcctacctgtcgttttcttttgaaaaacatattgcaggtactctgactcatcatgtttctttgttgacactattttccacatctgctctgctcattaaaaacacattcgagaagaatattgctacaggtttccttgtttgtcacggtaatacacctatggttcaatttcaaaccctattcctcctattcaatatacacacaaaaatccatcagttaatttttttaggagaggatacatgataaaaatcaaagaggaatttgcagataagaaataaattcacttacttctatagaagtgcagacacagctgcagtggggtatggagagagagagagagagagagagagagagagagagaccttgtatgcatttgagagggagagacgatacacttacatgtgtatatatatatttaatatattatatgtatataaacatattatatatacaatgtcatagtatacacatattatatattacatatattatatgtatatacacatattatacatagaatatcatattatacaatagtgcgtacgtgttgtttatagtaaagatagcgcaTACGCGTTGTTTATAGCGAAACAAGTGCGTACGTGTTGCTTACACTATACATACCCCATATGCGCTTTTTAAACAATAAGTACCTCGTACGCGCATTTGACTGTTTAggtttggaaataggcctggatgacaaagctatagattggaagtttgatttccctccatttctctcatttttgacgtgttttattttatcaacttggtttatcgactttgtcatcatcaagtttacacttcataaagtgggtatttctaaaattgccaccatattttcacccatcttccgagctttctaaccatataatttgttttcaatttgaacaacaataacatattattattgaatttcttttaccagtgtctccatagttctcacggACATAGATGCactattttttgaataacttttgatatgcgtatccaaatttaaaaaactttatatattattgtagtgcacttgattctttacaatttaaaaaaattaaatttgtattttcgatttgtttagtgcaaattATGCTTCGTGCATGAATAGGTACCgcattttcaggatgtgctcgattggaaaaatcataaaaaaaaaaatactcaacaaaaaattacaaaaaaacacacatcttctagtgctcactcataactatctttttgccaaaggatttgtcaaaatactaaatctaactatgaattttttgatgcgcatgtcagacactatgtattgttttttagaaaaaaaatagcgtcagtttttcatgcgcgaaggatttgacccccttaatcttatccaattttgaaaaagtttagttgtttggaaactagattcagagtactacaatatttgttctttgattatcttcatatcttgagtggatgactttcaaattttgcctctaagtttaggttcacttgatttcagaaaaaaagtgtccacttatacccccctttttgaccaccatctttgtgcacttacctagtaattttgttgttttgaagtctaaagatgtggtgggtgccctagttGGTGAAGAGATctgaaggaaggtatcccacaaTTCGAAGGAAGCTctaactatttgtggaagacctaaggagaaagacaAAAAGAATGAGACACGTGATAGGTCCAAATCGAGATGGAGATCAAAatatcttggaaagtccaaagtcatttgctggaattgcgctAAACcaagtcacatccgtaaggactgcaaagaagaaaagaagaaggaaaagaagaagattgTTTCTGATTCctagtctgagaaggaagatggtgatgcatttattacagTCTTAGTGaatcatgcaagtaatgatgcctagttaattgactgaggtgcatcttttcatatgactgccaatagagattggttttctgaatatgaataatttaatggaggtaaggtgtacttgggctATAAtttacatttagacattgttggtcgaggtgaAGTTAGAATTGGGTTTTATGATGGTAGactaaaaaggattaatggtgtgttgcatatccctagttttaaacaaaatttgttatctgtgagcaaaatTATAGATGCGGGTGTTAGGTAGTCTTTTTataaagcaggatgtaagatgattaagggtgctatgggaattgctagaggtgttaggtttaGCACTTTGTATAACCTagatgcatacactgttgagtgtaataacagttctataaaaagtaaatttgtggaagatttgactatgttatggcaccagaggcttggccacattggagaaaagggtctaagaaccttgttgaaggtttgaatgattgtaatcttgactttgatttctgtgagcattgcatttatggaaaacaaaatcgcGTTCATGTTTaattgagttctcataaaacttgtggtgtggatcttattcattttgatgtgtttggtcttgtagatgttccttcaattgaaaaatccacatatgtgtgtgtgtgtgtgaaatttggggaacctgcaagggcacaaacacttcaataaaccattattttcctaggttagttaatcaaaaacaacaaaataaaatccatTGCAAGTTACcttattgcctcctagaaagtgcGAGTGTGTATTGCTCTCAGATTGCAAAGCTAtcgagtgactagactacactcaaacggaggatttttaaatgcatgcaactaggcgaatgcaaaattaataattaaatgcaagattgaaggcaagattaattgattaagccaaatgagattatcaagctaaatgatcaaagctctaaatgaagctaaTCTAGATTATATGTAAGAAATTGAATCTATATAACATAAATTAATCTAAGTTgctaatgaactagaaatctaaatgAAAACTCAGTTGACTGATGAATTAACtatgcaaagcttcttcaaaatttcctctataacctgcaacacaatattagcataataacgaTGTAAAATTCTCAGATGCCGATTGAAGAATAAGAGCCCGAATTTATAAccaaatcaagagggagaccaTGGGTTAGCATTGATCTTTAATGAACGGTCGAGATCGATTCGAAGGAATCACAATCtaggtgaaatgatttgattggacaatttaattccattttggagagataagattgagttaaAGAAATCTCgagttaaaattgatttttttcaacAAGGGTTAAAATGCCACAAAGGTTGTCATATAGACATTTTGAGACAAAAGTATTTCAACTAGAACATTTTTGCTCAAAAATATTTGGGACAAAACAATCTATGTGAATTCAATCTTATCTATGCTTTAAAATGAGAATATAGAAAACTAATTGTTTCATGTTATAgagttttgtcaaaaaaaaattatgtcatgtaGTTTAGGTGAAACTATTTCACCTAATACTACTTTCTTGAATAAAATTGTGATATGATATTGAATCTTTATCCATCATCTATTCATAGTGGTgtaatgaaaaaatataattttgtgGAGGACCTTAGAatgaatgaaaaaaaatcaattatcTTGGTGAAAGCTAGAAGCAAACCTAAGATTGATCTCTCATGTTGCTTAGAAACTTTAGATCTAGAAGATTTCATTAACTAGATCAATGATTTGAAGAGACATAATAACACATCTAAGAAACATGCACAAGGCTAGCTCATAATGACTAATAAATGAGGCTAGGATCTAAGAACTTAAATTTGAAGTTTAAAATGTTAGGTTCATTCCAATAGACGATACGATCAATCTTGAATACGAATGAAAAAAAAACTCACATAGTGAAATGATAATCTCAATACATGGAGTGAATGTCTAGATGTACGTGGAAATTGATtgtaatatattataaatttaaataatgaatgtaTGTGAATATAGTTTAAATGGGGATACATAAGTTTCAATACACAACTTTTAAAAGAATGCAAATGAATTTGTCTTTAAATACAAGAACATAACCATAAATCATCTAAACATGTGTTTAATTagctttgacaaataacaaatgaTTATGAATaaactaaaatttgaatttgagttttaaAATTGTAGGAATCGGATATAAAGACACATAATTAATTTTATGCATGTCAAAATGACTTAGGCCACAAGAATTGTAAAATGAAGGTATTAATGAATTAGTGCATGGGTAAAACTAATAGATGTATGATAATACTGAACATCCACATAAATTGGTAGACCAATGAGAAATCTTCCAGTTCACCAGATATTTAAATTCTTGCACTGATTTGAATTATTATGAACATATTTGAAATGTATAAGAGTATTTAAACGCTAGGAAATTTTATTGCATTTGTTGTTTAACAAGCTTTCAAAAAATAGTAAAGTGCCCTAGTCGTTGAACTCAAACTTTCTTTATAGTATAAGATTGAATATTTTTACAAGGTTTTGTACAATTGAACTGTATGACATGCTAAACGGTACAAGAAAATTCCACTGGAACATGGAATGCCATGTGAGAGCTTCCAATACTGGAGCTTGTGCTTGAATAGAAATAGATATTAAGGTGTTTATACAAGCGGTCCACCCTTGACGTATTCAGTGAAAGCCAATGCGAGGAGGCCGAGCATAGCAAAGCGCCCATTCCACATTTCTGCTGTGGATGAAAATATTGGCTGCGACGTGCTCTCCCTCGATATTCCATTGAACAGGGGCACCAGTGTCCCCACCGTCATTAATCCTGCAGTTAACGCAAACCACGACAGTCCTCCACTATTCAATTGCGACAGCAAATCTCTTCCGCTGGCCACCTCCACTGCAATGGCCGACACGAACCCCAACATAGCCGCCCTTCCATTGATGATCTCCGGCGCAGGCCCTGAGAACGCAAACAGGTCGCCAAATTTCGTTCTTACCTGGATTCCATATTTCCTATATCAGATAAATTGTCCACATTATATAAATAAACTATAAATTGGGCATCTAGAGCGTTTCTTACCTTGGTAGAGCTTGAAGGAGAAACGCCTTCAGTAGAGGACGTTTCCTTTGGATCCTGATCCACGTAGCAAAATAAAACGCATTAGCCAAAGCTTTTTAAGAATAAAGAGCAAAATAGCTAAACGAACAACAGCAAAATAGCAAACCTTTGCAGCCATGCACTTGACTTGAAGGCTACTGTTGGGCAATCTACTGATATGACCCACACTATTCGTTTTGACTGCCCGCAGTTAAGGGCTCCGGGtgctttcatcatcattgaagccATGGCCGCCATCGATGAGTGCTAGGAGAAGATGAATTCTGTGCGAGTACTTAGAATATCTCCTTCAGGACTCGTTGTTGGTTTTATAGCTTGGGAAGGATCGAATTTGGTGGTGTAAAATGGACCGAATCAGGGAAGCGAATGACGTGAGTTTACAAACGTGGCTTGTAAATATCCCGCAAATTTGTTTAGATGAAGTTTCCACACATTACTCTCCTCCTCAACGTGAAGATTCTACCAATTTTTCGTCCACTCAAAGGTGGACATAAAAGGTTTTAAATGGATGAAAGGTTTTAAATGTTCTACCTTTCTAACACTATTGTTAGATGTGTTCGATGTGTTAATATCATTCAAAGTATTATATATCACTCTTCATTCACATGCGGATCTCCATGTTTCTTACTATTATTCGGAACATAACTTTTAATATCATGTTTATTAGACCAATGAGACTTCTTCCAGTTCTTCAGATATTTAAATTCTTgcattgatttgaattattttgaacaTATTTGAAACGTATAAGAGCATTTAAACGCTAAGAAGTCTTATTGCATTTGTTGTTTAACAAGCTTTCAAAAAATAGTTACGCGTCCTAGTAGTTCAACTCAAACTTGCTTTATAGTATAAAGATTGAATTTTTAACAAGGTCTTGTATAATTGAACTGTATGACACGCTAAACAGTACAAGAACTATGCCATGTGAGAGGTTCCAATATTTGGATATAAAGAACTATGATGGTGTTTATACAAGCGGTCCACCCTTGACGTATTCAGTGAAAGCCAACGCGAGGAGGCCGAGCATAGCAAAGCGCCCATTCCACATTTCTGCTGTGGATTAAAATATTGGCTGCGACGTGCTCTCCCTCGATATTCCATTGAACAGGGGCACCAGTGTCCCCATCATCGATAATCCTGCAATTAACGCAAAGCACGACACTCCTCCACTATTCACCTGCGACAATGTTCTCTTGAAAACCTCCTTGTCTTCTCTGTTTCGTTCTATTCTTTGATTGCATGTTTCGCAGTTCAAAGTGTTATATTTCGTAAAAGGTTCTAGGATGCCTTTCAAAACCTGGATTTCCTTTTCCTTGGCTATGTTTCTTTCCAGCTCAAGGTGGCATAGATTTTGGGTTACAGCTGTTGGTACccgaaaatgggtttacactgccacAGGGCAGAGATGAAgctgattcctccaaatatctatggaaagccacttccaactgttaatattcttcaaacttggaccaacttcaacaaggatacaagatccttctacactttgggttcTGCAAAGCTCGGGATTGGGCTCTGCAAAGCTCGGGAGGGTATTCCCTATGCCAATTTGTGATCTCTACGCCACACTCACAAATCACACATAAAATAAAGCAGATAATCTTGTGTAAAGGCtcgacagaaagggagaatgcttagGAATGGCAAAttccttagtgatcctcaaccaattTGGAGCATGGGATGATTATATGCACTTCGCAACATacatgtaaatgaaaatattatGATATTCAACAAATCATAGCAAATAACTAGTGATTTTGAACACAAAATCAACACCAAGACAATGCAAGCTATGATCAGTGTCTTACTCCATttggtacatgaattcatactacatAAAATGTATTCTAacagaatttatctaacaacatataaacctaagataatattgtcttgcaatacatcatatttgcaACCACAAcacaaaactacttatcaaaatctttGCAAATATCTCTAACACTCTGcaattctactcaagcatttaattggccccttagaccaaagcatgaacataaaatacatacaccacaacagtgcaatgaaTGATTAAATCCTTAATGTTATTCATtcaaaatatgataaaaaaatacactggagagaaatgggtttgaattatatttctattgaacaTTACGACTGTCTCTATCAAAATACAATTTATACATAACTCATTCAAGGACTTGCAGAAAAAAAGACACACGACTCTTTCTATTTTGCTCTACAAATGAGCTTTTACAACTTATTTGTTTCACCTAGGCTTTTCTATTGGAACCAGAAATTCGGAAAACTCAAGGGACCAAAATCGGAACACTGTCTCatagccttgaattcccttttataaaaaacaagggagcaaacaagctttaggctagaggagacacttgtcatctcaaaatgatcacatacaactacattttgttacaaaaatattccatcCTTAATTTTGTTCATACAAGATCAAAATCTGCGGCCGCTTctctaaaactcatgatgaattttaCCACGATCACTGTTATACCGATACAAAAATATCCGCCACTAGAAGAGAAAAATAGTTATATCAAATTGTTTGCAACCTTTATTCATCATTTAGATACATCCTACTCCATGCACTATACTCTTCATCGGATGGCCAGTCAAAACTCATGACTTCATTGACTTTAGCCCAGTATGGAATGCATTTAACGACTACTTGGttttcctctctttcaaaagtttcaaacaaTGACCCTGTGGgaattattttatccatgctatcctctAGCATATCCATGTTTATCCCTTCACATATTAGCTCTACCTGATTACTGATGACTCTTTTTGCctccttccaaaattgtagaggcttGACTGGCCCATCTTTATCCTTAATATCTTGCAAAAGCATTTGATTCAACTCACTAAAAAAATTTGttagttcccttacctttctttctatattttctagcaaaatttgggcttcctgcattgattttaccaacaaatatgtttgttggagtgcacatggtctctcAACATGATATTTAGAAGCCATGGACATTATTCTGAGCTCATTTCCCCTTTGCAACCATGTTGTAAACAAAGGAAtcgccacttctttatcatcattaaatttttgaatagcattaaataataaagaatataaggcatgaacaCTATTGAGTCTACTGTCAacttttcatttaaatgagttagcactgagctaactatttCCTTTTGTTGTCCAGCTAAATGATCTTCTGATTCTTtcagcttattttctaattcaacaatcttttcAAAAAGATGAGTCTGAGTTGGTTTAGTTGATCTAGTGgcttcaggctcatcatcatcatatgggactaatgaCATACCAGGGATACCACCATTTATATCAGGTTGAACT
This genomic stretch from Cryptomeria japonica chromosome 8, Sugi_1.0, whole genome shotgun sequence harbors:
- the LOC131043804 gene encoding early light-induced protein 1, chloroplastic-like; amino-acid sequence: MAAKDPKETSSTEGVSPSSSTKVRTKFGDLFAFSGPAPEIINGRAAMLGFVSAIAVEVASGRDLLSQLNSGGLSWFALTAGLMTVGTLVPLFNGISRESTSQPIFSSTAEMWNGRFAMLGLLALAFTEYVKGGPLV